GCTGGCTAAGCCCAActgagaaattaaaaataaaaaaaaattaaaaaaaaactagcTGGCTAAGCTTAGCTTTTTTCTAACAAGTAGTTTTAATTCTGATCGAGCTTAATCTTATTAAAAcatataatttaatttaatttattttcttttgcATACGTGTACATAATTGAATCTACAGAAGTCATCGTAGATTCGTAATTTCATTCCGACACATGATCATGTCTTCATTTTTTAGCAGCAGAAGCTGCAGCTTGAGCACGAGCTCGAGCTTGGAAAAAAGCAACCAACTCATCTCGTCTTGGAGGTAGATATTCCTTGACTTGGCTGCAGTTAATGTACTCATCTCTCCAAGCacaaaaatttggaaattttTCACTTGTCACTAATGGAACAAGTCCAGAGGCTTCTTCAAAAACTCCTAGCCAAAGCCCCACCAAATTTGCAGCAATATCAGCAAAACCAAATTTATCACCCACAAAGAACTTCTTATCCTTGAGCTCATTGTCAAGAACTTTCAGCATCTCACAAACTTCCTCTTTACCTTTCTCTTGCTCCTCTCCTTTGCGAAAGAAAGTTTTGATCATAGCTGCTATCTGCAAATTACACTCAAAATTAACAGCAATTATGACAATACTACGTCTCAATCTCAAGCAATTTAGAAtcgaattctcaataacaatgtCACGTTGCTCCATTTAAATCCGCACAACTATTACACAAAATTATGAAAAGTATTCCCAGCTCTCTTTATTTTCTACACAAGACCTAATTAAAGTAAATATACTAACATGGCTAACTAAATCATATTCCCAACTAATTGATACCACCTAATCACCTATATAGACCTTATTTGTCACACTGTATGGAAACATTGAAAATTACAGTAGTCTCAAAATAAAGTTGAGTAAATTATGCAGATAGGAATATATATCATGAAGACGAATTTTACCTTATCATCAAGGAACTTGACCCAGAAACGAGCTAAAGCTCGGTCATAAGGGTCTTTTGGCAAGATGGATGGGCCTTCAAATGTCTCATCAATGTATTCAAGAATAACCATAGACTCACAAATAGGCTTGCCATTGTGAATGAGCACTGGAATTTTCTTGTGAACTGGATTAGATTGAAGAAGTAGAGGGCTCTTGTTATTTCTATCTTCTTCTATATATTCATATTTCACCCCCTTAATTTTTAGAGCCCACTCAACTCTGTGACTAAACGGGCTGTACCAAAAACTGAGCAACTTCACTTCTGCCATTTCACAACTTTGGTTATTATTTGCTAGTTTACTATGTTATAGGGAATTTCAGTGGTGGTTCTCTCTTGAATTATGGTCTTCTTATATAGAAGGAAAAACCAATCAAGTGTCTTAGCAACCAAGTAAAGGAGGGAGTCGTTTAAAAGACAAACAATTACTATTAAATTAATTCAGGTTTGTCCAAGATTTAAAAGACATACGTAAGCACATAGCTAATTCTAATTTGACTCACCATGACCCAGAGATTCTCTCAAACGTTATGGTACTTTAGAGATTTCATGTACAAGAATTTTTAACGATTGGTTTCCGTGTTCAAACTCTAGGATGAGGAAATTTCTTTAGGGAGCATTTCTTCTTTTTATGGATTCTAAGCGGCACAAATTTGAACTGGCCGGACTAATGAATACCATATACAAAATgattataccaaaaaaaaaaaaaaaaaaaaattcaaatgtcatctacgtcaaaaaaaaaaaaaaaaaaaacactactcCTAGTATCCCTCCATTCAATTTATGCGGCATCATTTGGATTTCGAGAATCAAACTTCTTATTTTGACCGAGAATTCCTAGAACCTTTAatcttttgaaataaaatttacatttttgaaaactacataaaatataattagtactccttccgtcccaatttgtttggtacttttcgcttttcgagggtcaaacgagttgttctttaaccgtaattttttcatatgtcttttaaatattttaaattattaattatggcgACTTATGATACTTTTCACGttgttttcaaatatgtaaattttattttgaaaaatttaaagattttatgTGAACACACTGTCAAAATGAAAaatgtttgactctcgaaaaacgaaaaatatcaaacaaattgggacagagggagtactactataagtcacaatattaacaaataaaaatatttaaaaagtataTGAATAAATCGTGATCGATTCTCAAAGTTCAAAGATACTACGTAAATTGGGATAGAGAGAATAATAGAAGTATATTCTTTTGTAGTGCAAGATAAATCGTCACTGCAAACGCAAACGTCAAACTAGGCAACTATTTTTGGTATTGTACTTGCTTTGCTTTGATGACTCCCTCTTTAGAACAGAGGACAAAAGACTACTCAATTAACTTGCTTTTCCAATATAGGAGATTTTTGTATGGATTAAGAGGCGATTTTTCTGTTTTATGTATTTAGAGAATCACTTCTTGTTTTACTGAGTTTCAGAGTTTGTTAAATGTATAATGTTTTTAGATACAGTTTCTTAAGCATTTTGCTCTATCCCTCCTCTTCcccaattctttttttttccccttcttcAAATCTGCCATGGGTTATTTATGGGGCAGAggagttatggtgaattgatagTGTTTAATTCATGGGTGATCCGCCACTATATGTGATCATTTACACAGATATATACACACACGTGCGCGCGGTGTTTATGACACATTTGGAGGAAAAGAAAAGGGAATGAGAATTGGGGAAGAGGAGGGATAGAGCAAGTGCCTTTAATCTTATTAGATTTCTTTTGCAAGTGCCTTTAATCTTATTAGATTTCTTTTAATCTTATTAGATTTCTTTCTAAGATCGGGTGCTCAATCAATACCTTTGTACTAGTATATTATTACCTCGATATGAAAATATTTTGTGTGGGTAAAACTTAATGGGAGCTCAAGCACCCAAAAACCTCTTCGTAGGTC
The nucleotide sequence above comes from Lycium barbarum isolate Lr01 chromosome 3, ASM1917538v2, whole genome shotgun sequence. Encoded proteins:
- the LOC132630540 gene encoding probable glutathione S-transferase — its product is MAEVKLLSFWYSPFSHRVEWALKIKGVKYEYIEEDRNNKSPLLLQSNPVHKKIPVLIHNGKPICESMVILEYIDETFEGPSILPKDPYDRALARFWVKFLDDKIAAMIKTFFRKGEEQEKGKEEVCEMLKVLDNELKDKKFFVGDKFGFADIAANLVGLWLGVFEEASGLVPLVTSEKFPNFCAWRDEYINCSQVKEYLPPRRDELVAFFQARARAQAAASAAKK